In Ooceraea biroi isolate clonal line C1 chromosome 13, Obir_v5.4, whole genome shotgun sequence, a genomic segment contains:
- the LOC105279590 gene encoding disks large-associated protein 5 → MSNFKQQYKNPRLGFGDVGHNRNVRAYKQDKSRREIRTRAFDQTRQLQDVSAPPSPESGKLKNERFKKLQKWKEERERKKQLEAAKKKPAFKVGVVHHSLSSPWNTTSAQSSTKVKAMRQNDVPKRITRATEKRLLAKNLLVKQVATGSKDVASTSAKQHLNSNAQNIKTSDKKKPKSFAPANHEFRPPSGLQKLPLFGLVPPVEETPQEKGDFFVKGKQADFNLFNTNNVKSELKVKPSEELNTNISGNRSVGIKTSSPKSSSNKRKSQQKLNEPVPDLNSTFEIKETVTASSKHENIERDAPQEGQPSSNDNTKTPSREADSVDVNKGNRDTENLISFSPYLTLSRGKKNARKEQQQRLGIGRSPSDAIPTKETVMKNLNISAEEEERTAQYFKYILKKETDKLQDLCRKWLDIQTSEQGVPEDAAYEINQAVGQTNLLINKKFERFRGLVQDCETGRGEMLVTCRDLQGFWDMTYMEVANCDARFAKLEERRDRQWQEDDCAAAKLGACKKKRMPAKKQIAPNRSQPSALRSMILAARKKKMEAGTSPLNKEDPLQDANKERAFTLPGSRKSTSSKENDSARRKTRSKSIGSNPRKSPFARDENAKINLLQLHRASASKKLRSPFAAMKISQMCKTPEVQLDDTITYVNSGQTPGKSILKKSEDLSKEARIKSACKVNFDDAIARRREVPLDEEARTKLSLAAALSRIDNLELDELSVEESINAEKRLNFDAEDSDNSINSNGFDEFAAEVSIQVEKRQSKSLSRKKTATDDGEVAASRKRSRHRTRCVSTSDEEVEYDVNVLPATPLKTNVRTPVNSETISNAELERNDESEIKILRNRTITTNDSVKINRTSKLVSSFLLLLLRKIFNLFIVYFSLYTIYLSRLMRYRHQLYKLTHSIGTKTTPIGE, encoded by the exons ATGTCGAATTTCAAGCAACAATACAAGAATCCGCGACTAGGTTTCGGCGACGTTGGTCACAATAGAAATGTACGCGCCTATAAACAAGATAAATCACGCAGGGAGATCCGAACGCGTGCCTTTGACCAGACTCGTCAGCTGCAGGACGTCTCGGCGCCCCCGAGTCCGGAATCCG ggaaattgaaaaatgaacGTTTCAAGAAGTTACAAAAATGGAAGGAAGAacgtgaaagaaaaaaacaattggAGGCTGCCAAGAAGAAGCCTGCTTTCAAAGTTGGTGTTGTTCACCATTCTTTATCTTCTCCTTGGAATACAACATCTGCACAATCATCCACAAAAGTGAAGGCAATGCGTCAGAATGATGTGCCAAAACGGATTACCAGAGCAACGGAAAAGCGATTGTTGGCTAAAAATCTACTTGTTAAGCAAGTAGCAACGGGCTCAAAGGACGTAGCTTCCACTTCGGCAAAACAGCATCTCAATTCAAACGCCCAAAATATCAAAACATCCGATAAGAAGAAGCCAAAATCATTTGCTCCTGCTAATCACGAGTTCAGACCCCCATCTGGACTGCAAAAGCTGCCTCTCTTTGGTCTTGTGCCACCAGTTGAGGAAACGCCACAGGAGAAAGGAGATTTCTTTGTAAAAGGCAAACAAGCTGACTTCAATCTATTCAACACAAATAACGTTAAGAGTGAGCTGAAAGTCAAACCATCGgaagaattaaatacaaaCATCTCTGGTAATAGGAGTGTAGGAATCAAGACCTCAAGTCCAAAGTCGTCGTCGAATAAACGAAAATCACAGCAAAAGCTAAATGAACCGGTTCCCGATCTAAATAGCACGTTCGAAATCAAAGAAACGGTAACAGCGTCGAGTAAACACGAGAATATAGAGAGAGATGCCCCGCAGGAGGGACAACCTTCATCGAACGATAATACGAAGACACCATCGCGCGAGGCTGATTCAGTTGATGTCAACAAAGGCAACCGCGATACGGAAAATCTCATTTCCTTCTCACCGTACCTCACGCTGAGTCGTGGCAAGAAAAACGCTAGGAAGGAGCAACAGCAGCGACTCGGCATCGGCCGTTCGCCGTCCGACGCAATCCCGACCAAAGAGACCGTAATGAAAAACTTAAACATATCTGCCGAGGAGGAGGAACGCACTGCTCAGTACTTCAAGTATATTCTGAAGAAGGAGACCGACAAGCTCCAGGATCTGTGCAGGAAATGGTTGGACATCCAGACCTCGGAGCAGGGTGTACCAGAAGACGCTGCGTACGAAATCAATCAAGCGGTGGGGCAGACGAATTTGCTG ataaataaaaagttcgaAAGGTTTCGCGGCTTGGTGCAGGACTGCGAAACCGGCAGGGGAGAGATGCTGGTCACGTGTAGGGACTTGCAGGGATTTTGGGACATGACGTACATGGAAGTCGCAAATTGCGACGCGCGGTTCGCGAAGTTGGAGGAACGCCGCGACAGACAGTGGCAGGAGGACGACTGCGCTGCTGCTAAGCTCGGTGCTTGCAAAAAGAAGCGAATGCCCGCGAAAAAACAGATCGCGCCAAACAGATCGCAGCCAAGCGCACTGCGGTCAATGATCTTAGCTGCCAGAAAGAAGAAGATGGAGGCGGGAACGAGTCCGCTGAATAAAGAAGATCCGCTGCAGGACGCGAATAAGGAGCGCGCCTTCACTTTGCCGGGCAGTAGGAAATCCACGTCCTCCAAGGAAAACGATTCCGCTCGGCGTAAGACAAGATCCAAATCCATCGGTTCAAACCCACGCAAGTCACCTTTCGCGCGAGACGAAAATGCGAAGATAAATTTGCTACAGTTGCACCGCGCTAGCGCGTCCAAAAAGCTGAGGAGTCCATTCGCAGCTATGAAGATAAGTCAAATGTGTAAGACGCCCGAGGTCCAATTGGATGACACGATAACGTACGTTAATTCCGGCCAAACGCCGggtaaaagtatattaaagaAATCGGAGGACCTAAGTAAGGAAGCTCGTATCAAGTCTGCATGCAAGGTCAATTTTGATGATGCGATAGCTCGAAGAAGGGAGGTTCCTCTTGATGAGGAAGCGCGGACCAAATTAAGCCTAGCCGCTGCGTTAAGCAGAATAGACAATCTCGAGTTGGACGAGTTAAGCGTGGAAGAGAGTATTAACGCTGAGAAAAGGTTGAACTTCGACGCTGAGGATTCTGACAATTCCATAAATTCCAATGGCTTTGATGAGTTTGCGGCCGAGGTATCGATCCAGGTCGAGAAGCGACAATCCAAATCACTGTCTCGTAAGAAAACGGCGACGGACGATGGAGAGGTTGCAGCGTCTAGGAAACGGTCAAGGCATCGAACTCGATGTGTCAGTACATCGGACGAGGAAGTAGAATATGATGTAAATGTGTTGCCTGCAACGCCGTTAAAAACTAATGTCAGGACTCCCGTTAACTCGGAGACAATCTCGAATGCAGAACTGGAACGAAATGACGAgtcggaaataaaaatacttagaAATAGAACCATCACGACAAACGATAGCGTGAAGATCAACAGGACAAGCAAATTGGTAAGcagttttttgttattattgctacgtaaaatctttaatttatttattgtgtatttctcattatatacgatat ACTTGTCACGGCTGAtgcgttatcgacaccaattgtacaagttgacgCATAGCATTGGAACGAAAACCACACCAATTGGCGAGtaa